In Ensifer adhaerens, a genomic segment contains:
- a CDS encoding UPF0271 protein gives MTHQDAGIDLNSDLGESYGAWRMGDDAAMLAIVSSANIACGFHAGDPAGLYRSVKAAAARGVAVGAHVSYPDRVGFGRRDLDVVADDLTADVIYQIGALKGIASAAGTTVTYVKPHGALYNRIAWDAKQGQAVIDAILAIDPSLVLMGLANAPILDLARKAGLEVVAEAFADRAYTPKGELVSRREPGAVLHDKHEIAERMLQLARTGTLVAIDGSAIEISAQSICVHGDSPGAVEIAQTIRQRFEREGVAVRPFVTGA, from the coding sequence ATGACACACCAAGACGCGGGGATCGATCTCAACAGCGACCTTGGCGAAAGCTATGGAGCCTGGCGGATGGGCGACGATGCGGCGATGCTGGCCATCGTCTCCAGCGCCAATATCGCCTGCGGCTTCCATGCCGGCGATCCGGCTGGGCTTTACCGCTCCGTCAAGGCGGCCGCCGCGCGCGGTGTTGCGGTGGGCGCCCATGTCTCCTATCCCGATCGCGTCGGCTTCGGCCGGCGTGACCTTGACGTGGTGGCTGACGATCTGACAGCGGATGTCATCTACCAGATCGGCGCGTTGAAGGGCATTGCCTCGGCTGCCGGAACAACGGTGACCTACGTGAAGCCGCATGGCGCGCTCTATAACCGCATCGCCTGGGACGCCAAGCAGGGACAGGCGGTGATCGACGCGATCCTCGCCATCGACCCGAGCCTCGTCCTGATGGGTCTTGCCAACGCGCCGATTCTCGATCTCGCCCGCAAGGCTGGACTTGAGGTCGTTGCCGAAGCCTTTGCCGACCGGGCCTACACGCCGAAGGGCGAACTGGTCTCGCGCCGCGAACCCGGCGCGGTGCTTCATGACAAGCACGAGATCGCCGAGCGGATGCTGCAGCTTGCACGCACTGGCACACTCGTCGCCATCGACGGATCGGCGATCGAAATTTCAGCACAGTCCATCTGCGTGCACGGCGACAGTCCCGGTGCCGTGGAGATCGCGCAGACGATCCGGCAGCGTTTTGAACGCGAAGGCGTCGCCGTCCGTCCCTTTGTCACAGGAGCCTGA
- a CDS encoding sensor histidine kinase inhibitor, KipI family, whose product MRILPVSLTVILVELADLDETLALFASLTAEPVDGIAEMVPAARTLMIRFRPGTIDAAGLAKALAARDRSATPPAAGQLVEIPVHYDGEDLEDVAGLTGLSVAEVIHRHTENEFTVAFCGFAPGFGYLVGGDPALHVPRRQSPRTRIPAGSVALAGAFSGIYPQNSPGGWQIIGTTPLKMWDIDREPGALFQPGYRVRFRGRGQARQDPVHSRHAAKGEQVPDRGTPHFEVLTAPMPALFQDLGRFGQTGQGVSASGALDHSAFNAANRIVGNPANAPCLELTLGGFSFRSAARAVIGLAGAPCLITIETAAGKTFGAEAYRPVSLEPGDIVTLGQPVKGMRSYLAVRGGFAVEPVLGSFATDSLAVVGPKPVTAGTVLPLISAAPHLASVSLDETPAFDLPPTGEIVTLDVVLGPRTDWFTKRGLETLSSQLWTVTPQSSRVGIRLSGDLPIERVDTAELPSEGTATGRSRSRIAASQCCFSPITR is encoded by the coding sequence ATGCGCATCCTCCCCGTCAGCCTCACCGTTATCCTTGTCGAACTCGCCGATCTCGACGAAACGCTTGCGCTTTTCGCCTCGCTGACGGCCGAGCCCGTGGACGGCATTGCCGAAATGGTGCCGGCCGCGCGGACGCTGATGATCAGGTTCCGGCCCGGCACGATCGATGCCGCAGGTCTCGCGAAGGCGCTTGCCGCGCGCGATCGCTCTGCCACGCCACCGGCGGCCGGACAGCTGGTCGAAATACCTGTCCACTATGACGGTGAGGACCTGGAAGATGTCGCTGGGCTCACGGGGCTCAGCGTCGCGGAGGTGATCCACCGGCATACGGAGAACGAATTCACCGTGGCTTTCTGCGGTTTCGCGCCCGGTTTCGGCTATCTTGTCGGCGGCGATCCGGCATTGCATGTGCCGCGCCGCCAAAGCCCGCGCACCCGCATTCCGGCGGGCTCCGTGGCGCTCGCCGGTGCGTTCAGCGGGATTTACCCGCAAAACAGTCCCGGCGGCTGGCAGATCATCGGCACGACTCCGCTGAAGATGTGGGATATTGATCGTGAGCCCGGTGCACTCTTCCAACCCGGCTATCGGGTGCGTTTTCGTGGACGTGGCCAAGCTCGGCAAGACCCTGTCCATTCCCGGCACGCCGCAAAAGGCGAACAGGTGCCAGACCGCGGCACGCCGCATTTCGAGGTTCTGACAGCGCCGATGCCGGCGCTTTTTCAGGATCTGGGCCGGTTCGGGCAGACCGGACAGGGCGTTTCGGCCTCAGGCGCACTCGATCACAGCGCCTTCAACGCTGCAAACCGCATCGTCGGCAACCCCGCCAATGCTCCCTGTCTGGAGCTGACACTCGGCGGCTTCTCGTTCAGGAGCGCGGCCCGCGCCGTGATTGGCCTTGCCGGCGCGCCCTGCCTGATCACCATCGAAACAGCCGCCGGAAAGACATTCGGCGCAGAGGCCTATCGCCCGGTCTCGCTGGAGCCCGGCGATATCGTGACCCTCGGCCAGCCAGTGAAAGGCATGCGCAGCTATCTCGCCGTACGTGGCGGTTTCGCGGTCGAGCCGGTTCTCGGCAGCTTTGCGACCGATAGCCTGGCCGTGGTCGGCCCGAAGCCGGTGACGGCGGGCACGGTCCTTCCCCTGATCAGCGCGGCGCCACACCTTGCCAGTGTCTCGCTCGATGAGACTCCGGCCTTCGACCTGCCCCCGACCGGAGAAATCGTGACACTGGATGTCGTGCTCGGACCGCGCACGGACTGGTTCACGAAAAGGGGACTGGAAACGCTCAGCTCCCAGCTCTGGACGGTGACGCCGCAATCGAGCCGTGTCGGCATAAGGCTTTCCGGAGACTTGCCCATCGAGCGCGTGGATACGGCCGAACTTCCGAGCGAAGGCACGGCAACCGGCCGATCCAGATCCCGCATAGCGGCCAGCCAGTGCTGTTTCTCGCCGATCACCCGCTGA
- a CDS encoding LysR substrate binding domain-containing protein (partial gene): protein CRLGPSGREPRHHDFPVADRPFIDIVSGDFDLAIRISRTPQDKSTIWRKIRPIRRLLVTSPAYLAMHGTPLDPEDLNDAHCIAFDEEALSEEWELSHSGRTRKIHAGKVLATNNGEVSARLAENGVGIALLPYFIVQEALASGKLVPVLPEWEPTALWLTLYYPPYEKLPMRVARFSDVFENYVTKLRPV, encoded by the coding sequence TGTCGTCTCGGGCCTTCGGGCCGAGAACCCCGACATCACGATTTCCCTGTCGCTGACCGACCTTTCATTGACATTGTTTCCGGCGACTTCGACCTGGCCATTCGCATCTCGCGGACGCCGCAGGACAAGTCGACGATCTGGCGAAAGATCCGGCCTATTCGGCGGCTTCTCGTCACATCACCCGCCTATCTGGCCATGCATGGGACACCGCTTGATCCGGAAGATCTGAATGATGCCCACTGCATCGCCTTCGATGAGGAGGCTTTATCCGAAGAGTGGGAATTGTCGCATTCTGGTCGGACGAGAAAGATACACGCCGGAAAGGTCCTGGCGACAAACAACGGGGAAGTCTCCGCCCGGCTGGCGGAAAATGGCGTGGGCATCGCCCTCCTGCCGTATTTCATCGTCCAGGAAGCGCTTGCGAGCGGCAAGCTTGTTCCCGTTCTACCGGAATGGGAACCTACGGCGTTATGGCTGACCCTCTATTATCCCCCTTATGAGAAACTCCCGATGCGCGTCGCCAGGTTCTCGGACGTCTTTGAGAACTATGTCACGAAACTGCGGCCTGTCTGA